The Aequorivita sublithincola DSM 14238 genome window below encodes:
- a CDS encoding peroxiredoxin, protein MSLVGKKFPNITVDAMNEMGDTFKLNVLEEAKKNNKKVLLFWYPKDFTFVCPTEIHSFQEVLSKFEDRNTMIIGASCDSAEVHFAWLNTPKDQGGIEGVTYPLIADTNRNLSNALGILDISNERYDEETGLLMVDGSNVTYRATYLIDEEGKIFHESVNDMPLGRNVNEYLRLVDAYAHVQKNGEVCPANWEEGKEAMIANREGVATYLRN, encoded by the coding sequence ATGTCATTAGTAGGAAAAAAATTCCCAAACATTACAGTAGATGCAATGAACGAAATGGGAGACACTTTTAAACTAAACGTGCTTGAAGAAGCAAAAAAGAACAACAAAAAAGTATTGCTTTTTTGGTATCCAAAAGATTTCACATTTGTTTGTCCAACTGAAATTCACTCTTTTCAAGAAGTACTTTCAAAATTTGAAGATAGAAATACAATGATTATTGGAGCATCTTGTGATTCTGCGGAAGTTCACTTTGCTTGGTTGAACACTCCAAAGGATCAAGGTGGAATTGAAGGTGTTACTTATCCTTTAATTGCAGACACGAACCGCAACCTTTCAAACGCACTTGGTATTCTTGATATTTCAAACGAACGTTATGATGAAGAAACAGGCCTTTTGATGGTAGATGGAAGTAACGTTACGTATCGTGCAACTTACCTAATTGACGAAGAAGGGAAAATTTTCCACGAAAGTGTAAATGATATGCCACTAGGTAGAAATGTAAACGAATACCTTAGATTGGTAGATGCTTACGCACACGTTCAGAAAAACGGGGAAGTTTGTCCAGCAAACTGGGAAGAAGGAAAAGAAGCAATGATCGCTAATCGCGAAGGTGTTGCAACATACTTAAGAAATTAA
- a CDS encoding thioredoxin family protein, whose translation MVIELKDDSLQQLVSEEKNVIVQFSAGWCGNCRVMKPKFKKLASETEDYKFVLVDAEKFPESRKMANVDNLPTFATFKNGELVNQVQTNKFELLKDLVDEVTSN comes from the coding sequence ATGGTAATTGAATTAAAAGATGATAGCCTGCAACAGCTGGTTTCTGAAGAAAAAAACGTAATCGTTCAATTTTCAGCAGGTTGGTGTGGCAATTGTAGAGTGATGAAGCCGAAATTTAAAAAGTTGGCTTCAGAAACTGAAGATTATAAATTTGTTTTGGTGGATGCTGAAAAATTCCCGGAAAGTAGAAAAATGGCGAATGTAGATAATTTACCAACTTTCGCAACTTTCAAAAATGGCGAATTGGTAAACCAAGTACAGACCAACAAATTCGAACTTTTAAAAGATCTTGTAGATGAAGTTACCAGTAATTAG
- a CDS encoding DUF6952 family protein, which produces MKLPVIRHIQKNNSIEQIENCVEVLESFSEYNRITDEELDIIGELITNLCGAVEVHKMIEDGMPERDAANTFAQKVLGSIDR; this is translated from the coding sequence ATGAAGTTACCAGTAATTAGACATATTCAAAAGAACAATTCCATTGAACAGATTGAAAACTGTGTGGAAGTTTTGGAGTCGTTTAGTGAATACAACCGAATCACAGACGAAGAACTAGACATCATTGGAGAGCTAATTACCAACCTTTGCGGCGCGGTAGAAGTTCATAAAATGATTGAAGACGGAATGCCAGAGCGCGACGCTGCAAATACATTTGCACAAAAAGTGTTGGGTTCTATAGACCGATAG
- the tpx gene encoding thiol peroxidase codes for MATITLGGNEIETIGNLPNTGDTAPDFNLTAQDLSSKKLSDFKGSRVVMNIFPSIDTGVCATSARKFNEEASKLDNTKILCISKDLPFAQKRFCAAEGINNLEMLSDFRDGNFGKNYGVDMTTGAFQGLHSRAVVVLDENGKVIHSQLVPEIGEEPNYQAALKPLL; via the coding sequence ATGGCTACAATAACATTAGGAGGAAACGAAATAGAAACAATTGGAAACCTACCAAATACAGGAGATACCGCTCCAGATTTTAACCTTACTGCACAGGATTTAAGCTCGAAAAAACTTTCAGATTTTAAAGGCTCACGCGTAGTGATGAATATTTTTCCAAGCATAGATACTGGTGTTTGTGCAACTTCGGCAAGAAAGTTTAACGAAGAAGCTTCAAAACTAGATAATACAAAAATTCTTTGCATTTCAAAAGATTTGCCTTTCGCCCAAAAACGTTTTTGCGCAGCAGAAGGAATTAATAATCTAGAAATGCTTTCAGATTTTCGTGATGGTAACTTCGGAAAAAATTATGGCGTAGATATGACAACTGGTGCTTTTCAGGGACTACATTCAAGAGCCGTGGTGGTTTTGGACGAAAATGGAAAAGTAATACACAGTCAACTTGTTCCAGAAATTGGCGAAGAGCCTAATTATCAAGCAGCATTAAAACCACTTTTATAA
- a CDS encoding diacylglycerol kinase, which produces MWNTYLGKRLKGGGYAIKGAFLLLRNEASIQVQAIIGIVMTIAGFYFEISATEWMFQILSIGLVLSTEGLNSAAEEIADFVHPDFHNKIGLIKDIAAGAVFFAALTAVVIGCIIYIPKF; this is translated from the coding sequence ATGTGGAATACCTATTTGGGAAAGCGTTTAAAAGGTGGCGGTTATGCCATAAAAGGCGCTTTCCTTTTACTTCGGAATGAAGCTAGCATACAGGTTCAAGCTATAATTGGTATAGTTATGACCATTGCTGGGTTCTATTTTGAAATTTCTGCAACCGAATGGATGTTTCAGATTTTATCTATTGGATTGGTTTTGAGCACAGAAGGCTTAAATTCCGCAGCAGAAGAGATTGCAGATTTCGTACATCCAGACTTTCATAATAAAATTGGTTTAATAAAAGATATAGCTGCCGGCGCTGTCTTTTTTGCTGCTTTAACTGCTGTTGTCATTGGATGTATAATTTATATTCCGAAGTTTTAG
- a CDS encoding DNA translocase FtsK, producing the protein MAKKKKTTTKTPRKKISFSLSKQQKILLGSFLFLLGIALLFSFVSYFFTWQADQSEIGLLSERELQTQNWLNKFGANVAHFFIYDGFGISAFILASLVILTGVYYFFDYAKKQLAKFWFWGLLLMLWISVFFGFFGEKTSIFSGIIGYETNDLMQDYMGFVGAMLVMIFVLIIYLVVRLKLTPEMAVDALKKSKKQITSELASNEIENKIEIKNEDEVEDDEELPEPYIEEKVTTPPPLEKIILKSDIEGDVEMEVETATEEEEVENKSEQLVKDFGEFDPTLELSKYKFPSINLLRDHTVGAGITIDQEELEENKNKIVETLNNYKIGISSIKATVGPTVTLYEIVPDAGVRISKIKNLEDDIALSLSALGIRIIAPIPGRGTIGIEVPNKNPKMVSMRSVIASAKFQNAEMELPIAFGKTISNETFVVDLAKMPHMLMAGATGQGKSVGLNAVLTSLLYKKHPAEVKFVLVDPKKVELTLFNKIERHYLAKLPDTEEAIITDTNKVINTLNSLCIEMDARYDLLKDAMVRNIKEYNTKFKNRKLNPNEGHRFLPYIILVIDEFADLIMTAGKEVETPIARLAQLARAIGIHLIVATQRPSVNVITGIIKANFPARIAFRVTSKIDSRTILDNSGADQLIGRGDMLFTQGNELTRIQCAFVDTPEVADITDFIGSQKAYPDAYLLPEYVGEEGGTNLDNDIGERDKLFREAAEVLVIAQQGSASLLQRKLKLGYNRAGRIIDQMEAAGIVGPFEGSKARQVTVPTIDALNQLLDNETNNN; encoded by the coding sequence ATGGCCAAAAAGAAGAAAACAACCACAAAAACTCCGCGCAAAAAGATTAGTTTTTCGCTTTCCAAACAACAGAAAATACTTTTGGGTAGCTTTTTGTTTTTGTTGGGAATAGCTTTGCTGTTCTCCTTTGTTTCCTACTTTTTTACTTGGCAAGCAGACCAAAGTGAAATCGGTTTACTTTCAGAACGTGAGCTGCAAACTCAAAATTGGCTTAATAAGTTTGGTGCAAACGTGGCTCATTTCTTCATTTATGATGGCTTCGGTATTTCTGCCTTTATTTTAGCTTCCCTTGTAATTCTTACCGGCGTTTATTATTTCTTTGATTATGCTAAAAAACAATTAGCCAAATTCTGGTTTTGGGGATTGCTATTGATGCTTTGGATTTCGGTATTCTTCGGATTCTTTGGCGAAAAAACGAGCATTTTCAGCGGAATTATAGGGTATGAAACCAATGACCTGATGCAAGATTATATGGGCTTTGTTGGTGCAATGCTCGTTATGATTTTCGTGTTGATAATCTATTTAGTAGTTCGGTTAAAACTAACTCCTGAAATGGCTGTAGATGCTTTGAAAAAGTCAAAAAAGCAAATTACTTCGGAATTAGCTTCGAATGAAATCGAAAACAAAATTGAAATCAAAAACGAAGATGAAGTTGAAGATGACGAAGAACTTCCAGAACCATATATTGAAGAAAAAGTAACCACTCCACCACCCCTTGAAAAAATAATTCTAAAGTCTGATATTGAAGGCGATGTGGAAATGGAAGTTGAAACCGCCACCGAGGAAGAAGAAGTAGAAAATAAAAGTGAACAGTTAGTAAAAGATTTTGGCGAATTTGATCCTACGCTGGAATTGAGCAAGTATAAATTCCCAAGTATTAATCTGCTACGCGATCACACAGTGGGTGCTGGAATTACAATTGACCAAGAAGAACTTGAAGAAAACAAAAACAAAATTGTTGAAACGCTAAACAATTATAAAATTGGTATTTCCAGCATAAAAGCCACAGTAGGACCAACCGTAACACTTTATGAAATTGTGCCAGATGCTGGAGTCAGAATTTCAAAAATAAAAAACCTTGAAGACGATATTGCGCTTTCCCTTTCAGCATTAGGAATACGTATTATAGCGCCAATTCCAGGTCGTGGAACCATTGGTATTGAAGTGCCAAACAAAAACCCAAAAATGGTTTCCATGCGCTCGGTGATTGCTTCTGCTAAGTTTCAAAATGCAGAAATGGAACTTCCCATAGCTTTTGGTAAAACTATTAGCAATGAAACATTTGTAGTAGATCTTGCCAAAATGCCGCATATGCTTATGGCTGGTGCAACGGGTCAAGGTAAATCGGTTGGTTTAAATGCCGTGCTTACTTCACTTTTGTACAAAAAACATCCTGCTGAAGTAAAATTCGTTTTGGTAGATCCCAAAAAAGTGGAACTTACACTTTTCAACAAAATAGAAAGGCATTACTTAGCTAAACTTCCAGATACTGAAGAAGCGATAATTACAGATACAAACAAAGTGATAAACACCTTAAATTCACTTTGTATTGAAATGGACGCGCGTTACGATTTGCTGAAAGACGCAATGGTTCGTAATATTAAAGAGTACAATACTAAATTCAAAAACAGAAAACTAAACCCTAATGAAGGACATCGTTTTTTACCTTATATAATTTTGGTAATAGATGAATTTGCAGATTTAATAATGACCGCTGGAAAGGAAGTTGAAACTCCAATTGCCCGTCTAGCCCAGCTTGCAAGAGCAATTGGTATTCATTTAATTGTTGCAACGCAAAGACCTTCTGTAAACGTAATTACAGGTATTATAAAAGCAAACTTCCCAGCTCGTATTGCTTTTAGGGTTACGAGTAAGATAGATTCACGAACCATTTTGGACAATTCTGGCGCAGACCAACTTATAGGCCGTGGGGATATGCTTTTCACACAAGGTAATGAATTAACTAGAATACAATGTGCTTTTGTAGATACTCCTGAGGTTGCAGATATTACAGACTTTATTGGCTCACAAAAAGCATATCCAGATGCATATTTACTGCCAGAATATGTTGGCGAGGAAGGTGGCACAAATCTTGATAATGACATAGGGGAACGCGACAAATTGTTCCGCGAAGCCGCAGAAGTATTGGTAATTGCGCAACAAGGTTCTGCTTCATTATTACAACGAAAGCTTAAACTTGGGTACAACCGTGCAGGTAGAATAATAGACCAAATGGAAGCGGCGGGTATCGTTGGCCCTTTTGAAGGCAGCAAAGCCAGACAAGTCACGGTTCCAACGATTGATGCTTTAAATCAACTTTTAGATAACGAAACAAATAACAATTAA
- a CDS encoding LolA family protein produces the protein MKKLTIILIALFITTFSQAQDAKTLLKEVSAKAKSYDNITIDFKYNLNNSKENVNQETRGDVTLQGDKYVLNMLGTTRIFDGKNIYTIVPEDEEVTISAYNPKDDKEVTPSKMLTFYEKGYTYKMDIEQNVKGRKIQFVKLIPIDSKAEIKDILLGIDSQTKHIYKLIQTDAKGTKYTLTVNSFKTNQPVSKTLFTFDEAKYKKDGYYLNKL, from the coding sequence ATGAAGAAGTTAACAATTATTTTAATCGCTCTTTTTATTACAACTTTCTCTCAAGCTCAGGATGCAAAAACCTTGCTTAAGGAAGTTTCAGCAAAAGCGAAAAGCTACGATAATATTACTATCGACTTTAAATACAACTTGAACAATTCCAAAGAAAACGTAAACCAAGAAACTCGTGGCGATGTTACGCTTCAAGGCGATAAGTATGTGCTAAATATGCTTGGAACCACACGTATTTTCGACGGAAAAAATATTTACACCATTGTTCCAGAGGATGAAGAGGTGACCATTTCGGCATACAATCCGAAGGATGACAAAGAAGTTACGCCTTCAAAAATGCTCACTTTTTATGAAAAAGGTTATACTTACAAAATGGACATTGAGCAAAACGTAAAAGGTAGAAAAATTCAGTTTGTAAAATTGATTCCAATTGATTCAAAAGCCGAAATAAAAGACATTCTTTTGGGCATCGATTCGCAAACAAAGCATATTTACAAATTGATTCAGACCGATGCTAAGGGTACTAAATACACACTTACGGTTAATTCATTCAAAACAAATCAACCTGTTTCCAAAACCTTGTTTACTTTTGACGAGGCCAAATACAAAAAAGACGGTTACTACTTAAACAAGCTTTAA
- a CDS encoding LptF/LptG family permease: protein MKILDRYILVTFLKTFVSVFIILMFIFVLQTIWLYISELAGKDLDVWIILKFLWYVSPRLIPLVLPLTILVTSLMVFGSFAEKYEFAAMKSTGISLQRAMGSVIGFIVVLSITAFFFANNVIPYSEYKWQNLRRNISQFQPSMVISEGQFSQIGDMFNIKVEKKSGDRDQYLKDVVIHKKNETRPNGNFTVIVANNGELASQEGSNTLSLILKEGNYYEEIQAKTPAKQKAEPFAKSYFDEYSINIDLTELNAKDIDKENDLNNQNMYNISELGVEIDSLSNTYSRDIAAYTKNMYYRSGVEKFQENKISDTARPPDISTILEIYNPTQQVQIVKLALNNAKGTLQTVDAKKVEFKEKAKRLNKTEIALHEKYALGIACIILFFVGAPLGAIIRKGGMGLPMVVAILLFLTYHFIGIFAKNSAEDGTMHPFIATWLSTGIMLPLSVWLTYRATTDQGIFDFDSFLQRIGRLFGLKRKKK, encoded by the coding sequence GTGAAAATACTGGACAGGTATATATTAGTAACCTTTTTGAAGACGTTTGTAAGCGTCTTCATTATTTTAATGTTCATATTTGTCCTGCAGACCATTTGGCTCTATATTTCTGAACTTGCGGGTAAAGATTTGGACGTCTGGATTATTCTAAAATTTCTTTGGTATGTCTCGCCACGACTAATTCCATTAGTACTTCCCCTCACAATTTTGGTCACCTCCTTAATGGTTTTTGGAAGCTTTGCTGAAAAGTATGAGTTTGCCGCAATGAAATCTACTGGAATCTCGCTACAAAGGGCAATGGGAAGTGTGATTGGTTTTATTGTTGTACTTTCTATTACCGCCTTCTTTTTTGCAAACAACGTAATCCCCTATTCCGAATACAAATGGCAAAACTTGCGTAGAAATATCTCGCAGTTTCAGCCGTCTATGGTTATTTCTGAAGGACAATTCAGCCAAATTGGCGATATGTTCAATATTAAAGTTGAAAAGAAAAGTGGCGATCGCGATCAATACTTGAAAGATGTTGTAATTCATAAGAAAAATGAAACACGACCAAACGGAAACTTTACAGTTATCGTTGCTAATAATGGTGAACTTGCCAGTCAAGAAGGCAGTAACACACTCTCACTAATTTTAAAGGAAGGAAATTATTACGAAGAAATTCAGGCAAAAACTCCAGCAAAGCAAAAAGCAGAACCGTTCGCTAAAAGTTATTTTGACGAATATTCTATAAATATTGACCTCACAGAACTGAACGCTAAAGATATTGATAAAGAAAACGATCTGAACAACCAGAATATGTACAATATTAGCGAGCTTGGGGTTGAAATTGATTCACTTTCAAATACTTATTCCAGAGATATTGCTGCCTATACCAAAAACATGTATTACCGTAGCGGTGTTGAAAAATTCCAAGAAAATAAAATTAGTGATACTGCTAGACCACCAGACATCAGTACTATTCTCGAAATTTATAATCCCACGCAGCAAGTTCAAATAGTAAAACTCGCATTGAATAACGCAAAAGGAACACTACAAACCGTTGATGCAAAAAAGGTGGAATTTAAAGAAAAAGCAAAACGATTAAACAAAACCGAAATAGCACTTCACGAAAAATATGCTTTGGGAATTGCTTGTATCATCCTATTTTTTGTTGGCGCACCGCTAGGAGCCATCATCCGTAAAGGTGGAATGGGTTTACCGATGGTAGTTGCTATTTTACTGTTTTTGACATATCATTTCATTGGTATATTTGCGAAAAACAGTGCTGAAGATGGCACCATGCATCCGTTTATCGCCACTTGGCTAAGTACGGGAATTATGCTTCCGTTAAGCGTTTGGCTTACCTATCGTGCAACTACCGATCAAGGTATTTTTGATTTTGATTCATTTTTGCAGCGGATTGGGCGGTTGTTCGGATTAAAGAGGAAAAAGAAGTGA
- the ribB gene encoding 3,4-dihydroxy-2-butanone-4-phosphate synthase, which yields MISTEKENSVQLNTIEEAIEDIRNGKIIIVVDDENRENEGDFIAAAEMVTPEMINFMATHGRGLICAPLTEERCNDLGLNMMVENNTVLHHTQFTVSVDLIGHGCTTGISVHDRSKTIKALVDENTKANDLGRPGHIFPLRAKEGGVLRRTGHTEAAIDLARLAGLKPAGILVEILNEDGTMARLPQLMKVAKKFDLKLISIEDLVKYRMEHDSLIEKKEDFKINTKFGDFRLRAYKQTTNDQIHIALTKGNWKENEPVLVRVNATLVNSDILGTLTNNAEQKLDDMFNVLNNEGKGAIVFVNQQSQSLNLLSRLKELKETQKPNEIAKAPRIEMDSKDFGIGAQILHDLGIHKIRLLSNSEQTKRVGMIGYGLEIMEYVSY from the coding sequence ATGATTTCCACAGAAAAAGAAAATTCCGTTCAACTAAATACTATTGAAGAAGCTATTGAAGACATCCGCAATGGGAAGATAATCATTGTGGTTGACGACGAAAACAGAGAAAATGAAGGAGACTTCATTGCCGCTGCCGAAATGGTTACGCCAGAAATGATAAACTTTATGGCAACCCACGGAAGAGGTCTAATTTGCGCTCCATTAACTGAAGAACGCTGCAACGATCTCGGTTTAAATATGATGGTGGAAAACAACACAGTGCTTCACCACACCCAATTTACAGTTTCAGTAGATTTGATTGGTCACGGTTGTACCACTGGAATTTCAGTTCACGACCGTTCAAAAACCATAAAAGCGTTGGTTGATGAAAACACAAAAGCTAACGATTTAGGAAGACCGGGACACATTTTTCCACTTCGAGCAAAGGAAGGTGGCGTTTTAAGAAGAACAGGCCATACCGAAGCTGCCATAGACTTAGCGAGACTTGCAGGTTTGAAACCAGCAGGGATTTTGGTTGAAATTTTAAATGAAGACGGAACAATGGCGCGACTTCCACAGTTAATGAAAGTTGCCAAAAAATTCGATTTAAAACTTATCTCCATTGAAGATTTGGTGAAATACCGAATGGAACACGATTCCTTGATTGAAAAAAAGGAAGATTTCAAAATAAATACAAAATTTGGAGATTTTAGACTTCGAGCTTACAAACAAACCACAAACGATCAAATTCATATTGCGCTTACAAAAGGAAATTGGAAAGAAAATGAACCAGTTTTAGTTCGCGTAAACGCGACTTTGGTAAATAGCGATATTCTGGGAACCCTAACAAACAATGCCGAGCAAAAACTTGATGATATGTTCAACGTTTTGAACAACGAAGGAAAAGGCGCAATTGTTTTCGTGAATCAACAAAGTCAATCGTTGAACCTTTTAAGCCGATTGAAGGAATTAAAAGAAACACAAAAACCAAATGAAATTGCTAAAGCTCCAAGAATAGAGATGGACAGCAAAGATTTCGGGATTGGCGCACAAATTCTTCACGATTTAGGAATTCACAAAATACGATTGCTTTCAAATAGTGAGCAAACCAAGCGTGTTGGGATGATTGGGTATGGATTGGAGATTATGGAGTATGTGAGCTATTAA